From a single Vitis vinifera cultivar Pinot Noir 40024 chromosome 18, ASM3070453v1 genomic region:
- the LOC100246049 gene encoding patellin-3, producing MAEDGKKPVSEEAQKPVAEASVVEEVVAVAEVTAPPPAVPEAEEAAEKLKEEEEVVEKLEEEVAAAEEEKPKVVEEGEKMTESVSFKEESNVVGDLPESQRKALEELKVLVREALEKHEFTAPPPPPPPPAKEEEKAPATEEEPKTEAPAEPAPEVVCPPPVEESEKKEEKEEEKKEEEKKEEEKKEEEKVAPPEPAEPVVVAAVVETVTAVVVDEDGTKTVEAIEETIVVAPPAPPAEEAAAVVEEVTPPPPAEEVPPPPPPPPEEVEIWGIKLFDDDRTDVVLLKFLRARDFKPKEALTMLKNTVLWRKSFGIETLLGDDLGTHLESVVFMEGSGKEGHPVCYNAYGKFLNKELYQNTFSDEEKRQNFLRWRIQFLEKSIRKLDFSPNGINTIIQVNDLKNSPGPFKRELRQSTNQALHLLQDNYPEFVAKQIFINVPWWYLAFNRMISPFLTQRTKSKFVFAGPSKSAETLFKYIAPEQVPVQYGGLKRDGDTEFSICDPVTLVTIKPGCKHVIEFPYSEPCQLIWELRVIGWDVTYGAEFVPTVEGGYTVIVQKARKIAPTDEPVISNSFKIGEPGKVILTIDNQTSKKKKLLYRSKTQPCD from the exons ATGGCGGAAGACGGCAAAAAGCCGGTTTCTGAGGAAGCTCAGAAGCCAGTTGCTGAAGCTTCCGTTGTTGAAGAAGTTGTGGCTGTGGCTGAGGTGACAGCGCCGCCGCCTGCGGTTCCGGAAGCGGAGGAAGCGGCGGAGAAGctgaaggaggaggaggaggtggtggagaagctggaggaggaggtggCGGCGGCTGAGGAGGAGAAGCCCAAGGTGGTGGAGGAAGGGGAGAAGATGACTGAGTCGGTGTCGTTCAAGGAGGAGAGCAACGTTGTAGGTGATCTTCCGGAGAGTCAGAGGAAGGCTCTGGAGGAGCTGAAAGTGCTGGTCCGGGAGGCGCTGGAGAAGCACGAGTTCACCGCTCCCCCTCCTCCACCGCCGCCGCCGGCCAAGGAGGAGGAAAAGGCTCCTGCAACTGAGGAAGAGCCCAAAACCGAGGCACCGGCGGAACCAGCGCCTGAGGTTGTGTGTCCACCACCGGTGGAAGAATcagagaaaaaggaagagaaggaagaagagaagaaagaggaagagaagaaggaagaagagaagaaagaagaagagaaggttGCGCCGCCGGAACCAGCTGAGCCAGTGGTAGTTGCTGCGGTGGTGGAGACAGTTACTGCCGTCGTGGTCGACGAGGATGGTACCAAAACCGTTGAAGCAATCGAAGAGACCATCGTGGTCGCACCTCCCGCTCCTCCAGCAGAGGAGGCCGCAGCCGTCGTCGAGGAGGTCACTCCTCCACCTCCGGCCGAGGAAGTGCCCCCGCCGCCACCACCACCGCCGGAGGAGGTAGAGATCTGGGGAATCAAACTCTTCGATGACGACAGGACCGATGTCGTCCTCCTAAAATTCCTCCGTGCCCGAGATTTCAAGCCTAAAGAAGCCTTAACCATGTTGAAGAACACTGTGCTATGGCGAAAAAGCTTTGGAATCGAAACTCTTCTGGGAGATGACCTCGGAACCCACCTGGAGAGCGTGGTGTTCATGGAGGGATCCGGAAAAGAAGGCCACCCAGTGTGCTACAACGCATACGGAAAATTCCTGAACAAGGAACTGTATCAAAACACCTTCTCTGATGAGGAGAAGAGGCAGAACTTCCTCCGATGGCGGATTCAGTTCTTGGAGAAGAGCATAAGGAAGCTGGACTTCAGTCCCAATGGCATCAACACTATCATTCAGGTCAACGATCTCAAGAACTCCCCAGGACCATTCAAGAGGGAGCTCCGACAATCCACCAACCAGGCCCTCCACTTGCTCCAAGACAATTATCCCGAGTTTGTTGCCAAACAG ATCTTTATCAATGTTCCATGGTGGTACTTGGCCTTCAATAGAATGATCAGTCCTTTCCTGACTCAAAGGACAAAGAGCAAGTTTGTATTTGCAGGGCCATCAAAATCCGCTGAAACCCTTTTCAA ATATATTGCACCTGAGCAAGTCCCAGTGCAATATGGTGGACTGAAAAGGGATGGTGACACTGAATTCTCCATCTGTGACCCTGTTACATTGGTCACCATCAAACCGGGATGCAAACATGTTATTGAATTCCCATACTCTGAG CCATGCCAGCTAATTTGGGAACTTCGCGTTATCGGATGGGATGTGACCTATGGAGCTGAGTTTGTGCCCACTGTCGAGGGGGGGTACACAGTAATCGTCCAGAAAGCAAGGAAAATTGCCCCAACCGATGAACCAGTGATCAGCAACAGCTTCAAAATTGGGGAACCAGGCAAGGTCATTCTCACCATCGACAATCAAACCTCCAAGAAGAAGAAGCTCCTCTACAGGTCCAAGACTCAACCTTGTGACTAA